In one window of Thermoplasmata archaeon DNA:
- a CDS encoding thermonuclease family protein, which translates to MSRRRRYSVLVSIAIGAAVIAAAFAATHMPTSPSSAVNEPPTAPPPPPPEASPCPRTAGLCVERNVTRVIDGDTLDVEGGLRIRLVLVDAPELNESGGPEARDYLDALCLGTRALVDEDDFQIGGDRYGRILAVVSCGGTNANAAMIASGHALPYYLYCAASEFGGAEWTGCASPPSGTCDPSYPDLCIPPPPPDLDCADIPYRNFRVLPPDPHHFDGDADGIGCET; encoded by the coding sequence GTGTCTCGCCGCCGTCGGTACTCGGTCCTCGTCTCGATTGCAATCGGGGCCGCCGTGATCGCCGCCGCGTTCGCGGCGACTCACATGCCGACTTCGCCTTCATCGGCCGTCAACGAGCCACCAACCGCTCCGCCTCCTCCACCGCCCGAGGCCTCGCCGTGCCCGAGGACGGCCGGACTCTGCGTCGAGCGCAACGTGACGCGAGTCATCGATGGAGACACCCTCGACGTGGAAGGCGGTCTCCGAATCCGGCTCGTACTCGTCGACGCGCCGGAACTGAACGAGTCAGGCGGCCCCGAAGCTCGAGACTACCTCGACGCCCTATGCCTCGGAACCCGCGCCCTCGTCGATGAAGACGATTTCCAGATCGGCGGCGACCGCTACGGACGAATTCTCGCGGTCGTCTCCTGCGGCGGCACAAACGCGAACGCCGCGATGATCGCATCGGGCCACGCGCTTCCCTACTACCTGTATTGTGCCGCGAGTGAGTTCGGCGGCGCCGAGTGGACGGGATGCGCCTCTCCTCCTTCTGGGACGTGCGATCCGTCGTACCCGGACCTGTGCATCCCTCCCCCGCCGCCCGATCTGGATTGTGCGGACATCCCCTACCGGAACTTCCGGGTGCTGCCTCCAGACCCCCATCACTTCGACGGCGACGCGGATGGGATCGGATGCGAGACTTAG
- a CDS encoding Ig-like domain-containing protein has translation MPVTDRGLDARALWFSLLVGVAVLLASSGNSAGANPPSLQITAPLEGAFIASARVAVTWVVSDAGAGLTEIQVGLDSGSPVSLPGTATRYNITGVSDGSHAIHVTAVDQAGNTGVATVNVTVDTTGPGLKVDLPLSGSVITSSQVTVMFSTEDATSGVDRVEIRVDGGPARSLSGTATSYVVTGLADGTHTVTLTVFDRAGNSATSAPVSFRVDTSFFSPSGPYGPGGIAAVVIVFAAAAFLAFLAFRLKRRGSTPPSAPPSP, from the coding sequence ATGCCCGTTACGGATCGAGGACTCGATGCTCGTGCGTTGTGGTTCTCACTCCTTGTCGGCGTTGCAGTGTTGCTCGCATCCTCTGGAAACAGCGCGGGAGCAAACCCGCCCTCGCTCCAAATCACCGCGCCCCTGGAGGGCGCCTTCATCGCGTCCGCCAGGGTCGCGGTCACTTGGGTTGTCTCGGATGCCGGCGCGGGACTCACGGAGATTCAGGTCGGCCTCGATAGCGGATCTCCCGTCAGTTTGCCGGGGACGGCCACTCGCTACAATATCACCGGAGTCTCCGACGGCAGCCACGCGATCCACGTGACCGCCGTCGACCAAGCGGGCAACACGGGGGTTGCGACCGTTAACGTGACGGTGGACACGACAGGGCCGGGCCTCAAGGTCGACCTGCCCCTCTCGGGGAGCGTGATCACGTCTTCCCAAGTCACGGTGATGTTTTCAACGGAAGATGCGACCTCCGGCGTGGACCGGGTCGAGATCCGCGTGGATGGCGGACCGGCCCGGAGCCTCAGCGGCACCGCGACCTCCTACGTGGTTACGGGCCTGGCGGACGGAACCCACACCGTGACGCTGACGGTCTTCGACCGGGCGGGGAACTCCGCAACTTCCGCTCCGGTCTCGTTCCGGGTTGACACCTCGTTCTTCAGTCCATCGGGGCCGTACGGTCCCGGAGGGATTGCGGCCGTGGTGATCGTATTCGCTGCGGCGGCATTTCTCGCCTTCCTTGCCTTTCGGCTGAAACGTCGAGGGTCGACACCGCCATCCGCACCGCCTTCGCCATGA
- a CDS encoding NAD-dependent succinate-semialdehyde dehydrogenase: protein MPASKRGTRGRAPAKRRTFQVINPATGKPLATHAIATPAEVLAKVKKARDSFQSWSRLAPEERGAYLSHLAEILRKHKDEYARTMTLEMGKIIRDAIAEVDKCAWAADYFAQNGPAFLRPETVKTEAARSYIAFHPRGVLGSIMPWNFPMWQIVRFAVPALIAGNTTVVKPASASPQSGLNLEAAFREAGLPDGVFQIVVGDRTTATALIRSPVSVVSLTGSVGTGVAVAREAANDLKKAILELGGSDPFIVAEDADLDAAAKGAVAGRFINTGQSCIAAKRFFVVDSVAEEFVAKFAENMRKLRVGDPLDPSTDVGPLSSRTQRDEIEAQVRDAVRKGATIEVGGKRIARDGWYFEPTLLTDVTDEMRVLREETFGPVAPVVVVPDLDAAIREANDSEFGLGASVWTRNLARADELASRIESGMVFVNGTVKSDPRMPFGGVKHSGIGRELSRYGLLEMVNIKTVEIFPSDSGGSAVRTNTE, encoded by the coding sequence ATGCCCGCGTCAAAACGAGGAACCCGCGGCCGCGCGCCCGCAAAGCGCCGGACCTTCCAAGTGATCAACCCCGCCACGGGCAAGCCGCTCGCCACGCACGCGATCGCGACGCCGGCGGAGGTCCTCGCGAAGGTGAAGAAGGCGCGCGATTCGTTCCAATCATGGTCCCGACTCGCCCCGGAAGAACGCGGCGCCTACCTGTCGCACCTCGCGGAAATCCTGCGGAAGCACAAGGACGAGTACGCGCGGACGATGACCCTCGAGATGGGGAAGATCATCCGCGACGCAATCGCGGAGGTCGACAAGTGCGCGTGGGCCGCCGACTACTTCGCGCAGAACGGTCCCGCGTTCCTGCGGCCGGAGACCGTGAAGACGGAGGCCGCGCGATCGTACATCGCGTTCCACCCGCGGGGCGTGCTCGGTTCGATCATGCCATGGAACTTTCCGATGTGGCAGATCGTCCGCTTCGCGGTCCCCGCCCTGATCGCCGGCAACACGACGGTCGTCAAGCCCGCCAGTGCGTCCCCGCAGTCCGGGCTGAACCTCGAGGCGGCGTTTCGAGAGGCCGGCCTGCCGGACGGCGTCTTCCAAATCGTCGTGGGAGACCGGACGACCGCGACCGCCTTGATCCGCTCGCCCGTATCCGTCGTCAGCCTGACCGGTTCCGTCGGCACGGGAGTCGCCGTCGCCCGCGAGGCCGCGAACGACCTCAAGAAGGCGATCCTCGAGCTCGGCGGCTCGGACCCGTTCATCGTCGCGGAAGACGCGGACCTCGACGCCGCCGCGAAGGGCGCGGTCGCGGGGCGCTTCATCAATACCGGGCAGTCCTGCATCGCCGCGAAGCGCTTCTTCGTCGTTGATTCCGTCGCAGAGGAGTTCGTCGCGAAGTTCGCGGAGAACATGCGGAAGCTTCGGGTAGGGGATCCGCTCGATCCTTCGACGGATGTCGGGCCGCTGTCCAGCCGGACGCAGCGGGACGAAATCGAAGCCCAGGTCCGGGATGCGGTCCGGAAGGGCGCAACGATCGAGGTCGGCGGAAAGCGGATAGCGCGAGACGGATGGTATTTCGAGCCGACGCTCCTGACGGACGTCACCGATGAAATGCGCGTCTTGCGGGAGGAGACGTTCGGTCCCGTCGCGCCCGTCGTGGTCGTGCCGGACCTCGACGCCGCGATCCGCGAGGCGAACGACTCCGAGTTCGGCCTCGGCGCGAGCGTCTGGACGCGCAACCTCGCCCGGGCCGACGAACTCGCCAGCCGGATCGAGTCGGGGATGGTCTTCGTGAACGGCACCGTGAAGTCGGACCCGCGGATGCCGTTCGGGGGCGTGAAGCATAGCGGCATCGGACGGGAGCTGAGCCGCTACGGCCTCCTGGAAATGGTGAACATCAAGACGGTCGAGATCTTTCCTTCGGATTCCGGCGGGAGCGCCGTTCGGACGAACACAGAATAG
- a CDS encoding nuclear transport factor 2 family protein, which translates to MRAEELTNPVVRAVVVAIRDSDRNAFFAAFATSATLTDDGESQHLRSWADRELFRSRGRLDPEREGRDGLDVFGRFHSDQWDMQTVWRFQVAGGLVHRLDVAAL; encoded by the coding sequence ATGAGGGCGGAGGAACTGACGAATCCCGTGGTGCGGGCAGTGGTCGTAGCCATCCGAGACAGCGACCGCAACGCATTCTTCGCGGCCTTCGCGACCTCGGCGACGCTGACCGACGACGGCGAGTCGCAGCACCTGCGTTCATGGGCGGATCGGGAACTGTTCCGGTCCCGTGGCCGCCTCGATCCCGAGCGGGAAGGGCGCGATGGTTTGGACGTGTTCGGCAGATTCCACTCGGATCAGTGGGACATGCAGACCGTCTGGCGATTCCAGGTCGCGGGCGGACTCGTTCACCGCCTCGACGTCGCGGCCCTGTGA